The Argopecten irradians isolate NY chromosome 6, Ai_NY, whole genome shotgun sequence genome has a window encoding:
- the LOC138324688 gene encoding cholesterol 25-hydroxylase-like has translation MAVTKASRDAMGEVKTRPLEGKDRFIPWIVRALIVLGVSISIHNLDTLQTRLDSAWYYLRSTWAFNSVYFESWHATLTYAIAIPVYPFALHYMPFLDKYKVHPSVTYVHTTVMNIIFEAIIYLTPLMLLDTFTIKKYMGVQPSVMAQKRLSFIQTTRPLPIAPPTVGGVCFQLVTSILLFDFMFFCFHLLFHKNAWLYKTVHALHHKHDVMHGRVTNLLTVQERITLILSANYALRFMGSHPFTRMLFVPVFIFLLVDNHTGYDLPFGIHRIIPFNLMGGPAAHMAHHFKGTTHYQPFFTYLDTLLEKYYAHSVGGNKKTADNQH, from the coding sequence ATGGCTGTAACGAAGGCGAGTCGGGATGCGATGGGAGAAGTAAAGACACGACCATTGGAGGGCAAGGACCGCTTCATTCCTTGGATCGTACGGGCACTTATTGTGCTGGGGGTTAGCATTTCTATACATAATTTGGATACCCTACAAACCCGGTTGGACAGTGCCTGGTATTACCTGCGATCCACATGGGCTTTTAACTCCGTCTACTTTGAGTCCTGGCACGCGACACTGACCTACGCTATTGCAATACCTGTTTATCCGTTTGCCTTACATTACATGCCGTTTTTAGATAAGTACAAAGTGCATCCTTCGGTAACGTATGTGCATACAACCGTGATGAATATAATATTTGAAGCAATTATATACCTTACACCATTGATGCTGTTAGATACATTCACGATCAAGAAATACATGGGAGTACAACCGTCCGTCATGGCACAAAAACGCCTTAGTTTTATCCAGACTACCCGACCACTTCCTATAGCCCCACCAACTGTTGGAGGTGTATGTTTTCAACTTGTGACAAGTATCTTGCTATTCGATTTTATGTTCTTTTGTTTTCATCTACTGTTCCACAAAAACGCTTGGCTGTACAAAACTGTACACGCGTTGCATCACAAGCATGACGTCATGCACGGCCGCGTTACAAACTTGCTGACAGTCCAAGAGAGGATAACACTCATTTTATCAGCGAACTACGCGCTTAGATTTATGGGAAGTCATCCATTCACGAGAATGCTGTTTGTACCAGTGTTTATCTTTCTCTTAGTCGACAACCATACCGGATACGATCTTCCATTCGGAATTCATCGAATTATTCCGTTTAATTTGATGGGAGGACCCGCTGCTCACATGGCTCATCATTTCAAAGGAACAACACATTACCAGCCATTCTTTACCTACCTGGATACTCTTCTGGAGAAATATTACGCCCATTCAGTTGGAGGCAATAAGAAGACTGCTGATAACCAACACTGA